A region of the Phoenix dactylifera cultivar Barhee BC4 chromosome 10, palm_55x_up_171113_PBpolish2nd_filt_p, whole genome shotgun sequence genome:
GAAATCTCAAAAGTACGACATCTCTTCCGTATTAATTAACCTGGAGGCTTGGTCCCTGATCACAAACGCCACTTCAGCATTACCACCATTAGCAAGCAGATTATCATCGAAATTTATTTTGAGATGGCCAGAAGGTGGGAGCTTCCAACATACAAGAACATGTCTAGGCGCAACACAAGCAGAGAGAGGGGTGCCCACTTGTTTCAACAAGGTGGATCCTGGCTCATCTAATTTGTAATGTtgtattttatctatttttattttttattgttagGTTACTATTATTAGTCTGATTCCAAACAGTTATAACGGCCGTTAGCGGAGAACATCTTATCCAGGTGGGGGCATTTTGGTCCTTCGAAGAAAATATTTAAGCCCAATAAATCTGGTTGCAGGCCACGTCGCTGTCAAACCCTCAACGTGTCCCCTCTCCCCACTCCCCAATAATAGCAACCAACAGCACTGATCCATCTCTCATTCGTCCACGTGTCTTCATTCTCGAGACTCGCCCAAACTTTCTACTATGTAAGGCAAAAGGTCCACTGGCTCGACGCGTTTTTTTCGGGAGCCCTAGCCAAAGACACTCCTCGCCTTCCCATTGGCCCGTTCCCTCTATCCCCGACGCCGGCTCCTTCCTTCCCTCCAATCCCTATCTCCTAGCCTTCACGTGGTCACCTCCTCTCCTCCCGCCACGTGTTCTTCTGCCCACTCGCTGTGCCCGGTCGCTGTCTGCCACGTGTTGACGTGGACACGCGTCGCCCTTCTCCGACTACTTATGGCACCCCTTATCGGCTCCTAGCTGTGTCCTGAGGCGAGAAAGTAGAGCTTGGGAGGCGAGTTCTGAGGTgggagatggagaggaggggaggGTGTTGCATCGCAAGttatggaggaggaggaggggggggagGAGGGGATTGTGGTGCTGACGTTGCGTGGAAAGTTGGCCGGATTATGCTGAGGTTCCGGCCGATCGCGCCGAAGCCGGCGgcacctccgccgccgccggtggCGGCCGGGACTGCGGCGGACGGGGTGACAGCCGGGAGGGCGAGAAGGAAGGCGAGCGGCGGGGGAGGGAAGGAGGGTAGAAGGGGAAGGAGAGCGAGAAATGTAGCTGCAGGGGGGTTTAAGGTaggggagagaaaaagaagatcgCCGTCGTCGTCGGTGGCGTTGTCGGTGTGGTCCGGGTCGATGGTGACGCTGCCGCTGATGCCGGAGACACCGGAGAGGAAGGGGGCTACGCCGCCGGAGGACGTTCCGTCGGCGCCTTACGTGACCCCGGCGTGGCTACGAGAACGGGAAGGAGGAGCGGATGGCGGCGAGGGAGGGGAGGTGGTGGCCCCGCG
Encoded here:
- the LOC103714755 gene encoding uncharacterized protein LOC103714755; protein product: MERRGGCCIASYGGGGGGGGGDCGADVAWKVGRIMLRFRPIAPKPAAPPPPPVAAGTAADGVTAGRARRKASGGGGKEGRRGRRARNVAAGGFKVGERKRRSPSSSVALSVWSGSMVTLPLMPETPERKGATPPEDVPSAPYVTPAWLREREGGADGGEGGEVVAPRPVRPAGSWVTVECVTDTWAAAAGGGGDEVVRAALEAEDVCPGFISDAWDRVMWTNEAYQRMVVGPVAEDAREEVADQEEEVRVALLTRGMVPGVTCRAFTCRVRVRYASRRRGRGSLTAPCDVWRLDDGGYAWRLDIKAALSLSLGR